The following are encoded in a window of Saccharothrix longispora genomic DNA:
- a CDS encoding DUF4365 domain-containing protein: MERRVTNDYGVDLEVEMFREGRTEGSLLLLQVKGVQTTPRHDETWRFRMAVNGLEYAEMFTIPVILVVNPTAEDVNHFRFLWLQQYINVVLDHDQPNWRSQKTVTVKLPPENTFPTPRNISRWRHIARAPKRTRQLGLLAFHAHEFQIYAERFQLDDRNLDHLKELDLILDSVFALDTLFGADGWHWSRLLAATSLEEPRKIIKKILAGETIKASDLGGGYANASSAIGIDVEWLIDAGVHSLIFSVGNQLSSLVATANNYHLPRLNWLAHGDHDF; this comes from the coding sequence GTGGAACGGAGAGTAACCAATGACTACGGCGTAGACCTAGAAGTGGAGATGTTTCGCGAAGGCCGCACGGAAGGAAGCCTGCTACTACTTCAGGTGAAGGGTGTGCAAACCACTCCACGGCATGACGAAACATGGAGGTTTCGAATGGCCGTCAACGGGCTGGAGTACGCGGAAATGTTCACAATTCCCGTGATCCTTGTAGTGAATCCGACCGCAGAAGATGTGAATCATTTCAGATTTCTATGGCTGCAACAGTACATCAACGTAGTACTTGATCATGATCAGCCAAATTGGCGCTCACAAAAGACCGTAACAGTGAAGCTCCCGCCCGAGAACACCTTTCCCACACCAAGAAACATTTCACGTTGGCGACACATAGCGCGAGCCCCGAAGAGAACTCGCCAACTCGGACTCCTAGCATTCCATGCTCACGAATTTCAGATCTATGCAGAAAGGTTTCAACTGGACGACCGAAATCTAGATCACTTGAAGGAACTCGACCTCATACTAGACTCGGTTTTTGCTCTGGATACACTCTTTGGAGCCGACGGGTGGCATTGGTCCCGACTTCTCGCGGCCACCTCTTTGGAGGAACCTCGAAAAATAATCAAGAAGATTCTCGCTGGCGAGACCATCAAGGCCTCTGATCTTGGAGGTGGCTACGCCAATGCAAGCAGCGCGATAGGAATCGACGTCGAGTGGCTCATTGACGCAGGAGTGCACTCGCTAATTTTCTCGGTAGGTAACCAACTCTCGTCGCTTGTTGCCACAGCCAATAACTACCACCTACCGAGGCTTAATTGGCTTGCGCACGGCGATCATGACTTCTAG
- a CDS encoding SagB/ThcOx family dehydrogenase produces the protein MSVDWSAAPPTYKRYPTAGRVVLPWRAPSPVGDLLRGLLGVTRAEWTHRAGVRLKRPAPSGGALYPIEAYVALGDPAGLYHYDAAHHALDLVRAGDHRPLLRASLTCPPAEVPDMVVVLTAVFWRNGFKYRDFAYRLHCQEVGVLGAQVLVLGESLGVDTSVHLRFDDAACQSLLGFDPSREGVLAAFTCTSGAGAIKGPLPRSFTTGEDHPPSSVVGLLPHLSALHAAAAAATGSGVLPALPPVPAGPLVALPAPRVLRLADGLPLRGSPEIGFLPWEIDARDLAAILAHASAGYRGDLPGCHRTPVTLTPHVLVQRVRGVPAGAYRYDPDTGGLVATAGTGRVETGPLQLDTRQALPEAAAVLVPAGDQTAGITGFGDRWYRLQQAEAGLVVHRGALAAAAAGLAARIHSDGTNPITDAVLGLSGPVHGLSCLLLGAPRPGMTVTAPLR, from the coding sequence GTGTCCGTCGACTGGAGCGCCGCGCCGCCGACGTACAAGCGCTACCCGACCGCCGGGCGTGTGGTGCTGCCCTGGCGGGCACCGTCGCCGGTCGGCGACCTGCTGCGTGGCCTGCTCGGCGTCACCCGGGCGGAGTGGACCCACCGGGCGGGGGTGCGGCTCAAGCGGCCTGCGCCCTCCGGTGGTGCGCTCTACCCGATCGAGGCCTACGTCGCGCTCGGCGATCCCGCGGGGCTCTACCACTACGACGCCGCCCACCACGCGCTGGACCTGGTCCGCGCCGGAGACCACCGGCCCTTGCTCCGCGCGTCGCTGACCTGCCCGCCGGCCGAGGTGCCCGACATGGTGGTCGTGCTGACCGCGGTCTTCTGGCGCAACGGCTTCAAGTACCGGGACTTCGCCTACCGCCTGCACTGCCAGGAGGTCGGCGTGCTCGGTGCCCAGGTCTTGGTGTTGGGTGAGTCGCTGGGCGTGGACACCTCGGTGCACCTGCGGTTCGACGACGCTGCCTGCCAGTCGTTGCTGGGCTTCGATCCGAGCCGGGAAGGTGTGCTCGCCGCGTTCACGTGCACCTCCGGCGCCGGAGCCATCAAGGGCCCGCTACCCCGATCCTTCACGACCGGCGAGGACCATCCGCCGTCGAGCGTGGTCGGCCTGCTGCCACACCTGTCCGCGCTGCACGCGGCTGCTGCCGCCGCGACCGGCTCCGGGGTGCTGCCGGCTCTACCACCGGTACCGGCCGGTCCGCTCGTCGCACTGCCCGCCCCGCGTGTGTTGCGTCTGGCCGATGGGCTGCCCCTGCGGGGATCGCCGGAAATCGGCTTTCTTCCCTGGGAGATCGACGCGCGTGACCTGGCGGCGATCCTGGCGCACGCGTCGGCGGGGTACCGGGGCGACCTGCCCGGCTGCCACCGGACGCCCGTCACGCTGACACCGCACGTCCTCGTGCAGCGGGTCCGCGGTGTCCCGGCCGGTGCGTACCGGTACGACCCCGACACCGGCGGGCTGGTCGCCACCGCCGGGACCGGCCGGGTCGAGACCGGTCCTCTCCAACTCGATACCAGGCAGGCGCTGCCCGAGGCTGCGGCCGTCCTGGTGCCGGCCGGTGACCAGACGGCCGGGATCACCGGCTTCGGCGACCGCTGGTACCGGCTGCAGCAGGCCGAGGCCGGTCTGGTCGTGCACCGCGGTGCGCTCGCTGCCGCGGCAGCCGGGCTCGCGGCACGCATCCACTCCGACGGCACCAACCCGATCACCGATGCCGTACTGGGACTCTCCGGCCCGGTGCACGGCCTGTCTTGTCTGCTCCTGGGGGCGCCCCGCCCTGGAATGACAGTGACGGCCCCGCTCAGGTGA
- a CDS encoding lantibiotic dehydratase — MTLSDLLRPVIGRCADEDRPLLVALRRAVFQGKRPNSRVWTARHVLPHDTRARVEHWARELARAGELTGRVPALLAEEQTAAREALRVAAGRDAFRLGLVLGSPDLTRSVARWLDDPQAQAPRAGGLASLARYLARAAVKPSPYASFTLSGLGGWTDGGPAVATSGDLRWRGVPELDRMVVLALWSALAEHPDTRDHVRLRTNPAVEDVGERLWFPAATPGEPIVCVAATDAVRAVLALLRTEPESTPGSLAGTPPAEPVRAFVAELVAVGLLERCRPFSDQSADPLEQLARWVDEHVAGSPWPPRLRELWAAVDGYRVLATAAERRERLQHVRHLLDGLLTDLGRAPWPPNRPVLLENAVLPRPAVVCSRERWRPVLEDLAAVRGFLGILDRSLPVKLRLAEFFRSRVDSRELVPFPRLYREYRADGGDRSPVLTDLWRSVAAGLYGGDDGVGDTVSVDPQVLAKLAASWPAHVRAPQSVCCYGQELPGEDGPRLVLNTVRTGYGWGITRIEHLLTTAGSTVPARTPVPTGPDIVLAECRAAFGSQLNQRAPAVSHAIDYPGGQPSDGKAEQLSLNDLWVRQDPTRGRLLLCDRRGRQVRPLALGMLVEHALPPALRFLVAVFGEPQTAFAPHPQLDGVGWRPAIDGVQRRPRLEVGRVVLARAGWRVPAAAMPTRAKGQSDADFLLELAHWRDRHTIPQRCFVRVPGRRFGSAGKPVYLDFANWFLLSALPRPDTAVVLEEALPAPADAPHHGVHGQRVTEYVFELSATDPHG; from the coding sequence ATGACACTGTCCGACCTGCTGCGGCCGGTGATCGGTCGCTGCGCGGATGAGGACAGACCGCTGCTGGTCGCGTTGCGGCGCGCGGTGTTCCAGGGCAAGCGACCCAATAGTCGCGTGTGGACAGCGCGTCATGTGTTGCCCCACGACACCCGTGCCCGGGTCGAGCATTGGGCGCGCGAACTGGCGCGAGCCGGTGAGCTGACCGGACGGGTGCCAGCTCTGCTGGCCGAGGAGCAGACCGCCGCCCGCGAGGCGCTGCGGGTGGCGGCCGGGCGGGACGCGTTCAGGCTCGGCCTGGTGCTGGGCAGCCCCGACCTGACCCGGTCCGTCGCCCGGTGGCTCGACGACCCGCAGGCCCAGGCACCGCGCGCCGGCGGCCTGGCGAGCCTGGCGAGGTACCTCGCCCGCGCGGCGGTCAAGCCGAGTCCGTACGCGTCGTTCACCCTGAGCGGTCTGGGCGGGTGGACGGACGGCGGCCCGGCCGTAGCCACCTCGGGCGACCTGCGGTGGCGCGGTGTCCCGGAGCTGGACCGGATGGTGGTGCTGGCGCTGTGGTCCGCCCTGGCCGAACACCCGGACACGCGTGACCACGTGCGACTGCGGACCAACCCCGCGGTCGAGGATGTGGGTGAGCGGCTGTGGTTTCCTGCCGCGACGCCCGGCGAGCCGATCGTCTGCGTCGCCGCGACGGACGCGGTGCGCGCGGTGCTGGCACTCCTCCGCACGGAGCCGGAATCGACACCGGGGTCGCTGGCCGGCACACCGCCCGCCGAACCCGTGCGTGCCTTCGTCGCCGAGCTGGTGGCGGTCGGCCTGTTGGAGCGGTGCCGTCCGTTCTCCGACCAGTCGGCCGATCCGCTGGAGCAGCTGGCGCGGTGGGTCGACGAGCACGTCGCCGGCTCACCGTGGCCGCCGCGGCTGCGTGAGCTGTGGGCGGCGGTGGACGGCTACCGCGTGCTGGCCACGGCCGCCGAACGCCGCGAACGGCTCCAGCACGTCCGTCACCTGCTCGACGGTCTGCTCACCGACCTCGGGCGGGCACCGTGGCCGCCGAACCGGCCGGTGCTGCTGGAGAACGCGGTCCTACCCCGACCGGCGGTCGTCTGCTCGCGTGAGCGGTGGCGTCCCGTCCTCGAAGACCTGGCGGCGGTGCGCGGGTTCCTCGGCATCCTGGACCGCTCCCTGCCGGTCAAGCTGCGGCTCGCCGAGTTCTTCCGATCCCGGGTTGATTCCCGGGAGCTGGTGCCGTTCCCGAGGCTGTACCGCGAGTACCGCGCCGACGGCGGCGACCGATCCCCGGTGCTCACGGACCTGTGGCGATCCGTCGCGGCCGGGCTGTACGGCGGCGACGACGGGGTCGGGGATACCGTGTCGGTGGACCCGCAGGTGCTCGCGAAGCTCGCGGCGTCCTGGCCCGCCCACGTCCGTGCGCCGCAGTCGGTGTGTTGCTACGGGCAGGAGCTGCCCGGCGAGGACGGTCCGCGGCTGGTGCTCAACACCGTGCGCACCGGCTACGGCTGGGGAATCACACGGATCGAGCACCTGCTCACCACCGCGGGCAGCACTGTGCCGGCCCGCACGCCGGTCCCCACCGGTCCGGACATCGTCCTCGCCGAGTGCCGGGCCGCGTTCGGTTCGCAGCTCAACCAGCGCGCGCCAGCGGTCTCCCATGCTATCGACTACCCGGGCGGACAACCTTCCGACGGTAAAGCGGAACAGCTGTCGCTCAACGACCTGTGGGTCCGGCAGGACCCGACGCGCGGCCGGCTGCTGCTGTGCGACCGCCGCGGCCGGCAGGTGCGCCCGCTCGCGCTGGGGATGCTCGTGGAGCACGCGCTGCCGCCCGCGCTGCGGTTCCTGGTAGCGGTGTTCGGTGAGCCGCAGACCGCGTTCGCGCCACACCCCCAGCTCGACGGTGTCGGCTGGCGGCCCGCGATCGACGGCGTCCAGCGCCGACCGCGGCTGGAGGTCGGTCGCGTCGTGCTCGCCCGAGCCGGTTGGCGGGTTCCGGCCGCGGCCATGCCCACACGGGCCAAGGGGCAGTCGGACGCGGACTTCCTGCTCGAACTCGCGCACTGGCGCGACCGGCACACCATTCCACAGCGGTGTTTCGTCCGCGTCCCAGGCCGCCGCTTCGGCTCCGCGGGTAAACCGGTCTACCTCGACTTCGCCAACTGGTTCCTGCTGTCCGCCCTGCCGCGGCCCGACACGGCGGTGGTGCTCGAGGAAGCACTGCCCGCACCGGCGGACGCCCCACACCACGGCGTCCACGGGCAGCGGGTCACCGAGTACGTTTTCGAGCTGTCCGCGACGGACCCGCATGGCTGA
- a CDS encoding thiomuracin/GE37468 family thiazolyl RiPP peptide, whose translation MYDRDSAGITRTCGFGSGFPDIRVDQVKAHTSGRRRSRFPSFSVGWQAGVTRLCGSTVDVGEVVVHWQGACLIRHADIPIRRRSPVHSIEPVLNIDDLRVETIGVIPAVNPEDLTQGYGLTELEASCNTCQCWASCVAD comes from the coding sequence ATGTACGACCGGGATTCGGCGGGGATCACTCGCACGTGTGGTTTCGGTTCGGGGTTTCCGGACATTCGTGTTGACCAGGTCAAGGCCCATACATCCGGGCGTCGACGCTCCCGGTTTCCGAGTTTCTCCGTAGGGTGGCAGGCGGGTGTCACACGCTTGTGTGGTTCCACAGTGGACGTCGGGGAAGTCGTGGTGCACTGGCAGGGTGCGTGTTTGATCCGGCACGCCGACATCCCAATAAGGAGACGATCACCCGTGCATTCCATCGAGCCTGTGTTGAACATTGACGACCTTCGCGTGGAGACCATCGGTGTCATCCCGGCCGTGAACCCGGAGGACCTGACCCAGGGATATGGGCTCACTGAGTTGGAGGCGTCGTGCAACACCTGCCAGTGCTGGGCCAGCTGCGTCGCGGACTGA
- a CDS encoding recombinase family protein: MTVSAPPRPTTLAEWIAATLPPGIPAMGAAPVGGLRFLFYGRASTHEHQDPRTSRAWQLDVSCRLTGEHGRIVGEYFEVGCSRQVPWHLRPRAAAMLRYIAANADRVDAVVVSEYERAFLDGAQVRDLRTVLERYGVQLWLPEAEGPVDFDNPAHEALLSLLAARSQTEVLRSRHRVVTAMRMQTVEQGRYLGGRPPYGYRLVDAGPHPNRALARRGVRQQRLVPNPSTTPVVKLIFSLRLAGHSAAGIARHLNEQAVPSPSGADTERDRVRMDPGWSLRTVAEILGNPRYTGRQVWNRTSADRATRSPSGRRTSVRNEQHEWAISARIAHVPLVSEQDFVAAQTVQAARHSTGQAADADGDECVYLLAGRLQCGLCGRKMDSHRSHGRAAYRCRHGYTSARTRPESAPGNLYLREDHLLARIAAHLTTMGIADNPDAEQTARLVDELGLVFRCDATGVELLDRGAITSVRTPRRRLARQPGDDTLGNGDDQLLLALTYATAEETDQPNTPAGQDDAPAGETRPARQPLRPPPRPQRLAAPQRRHRQSRLHAAFAARRSRDTSRAGRDDHPQSGLHHNHSQQHNHSQRVLARRSGRRPLLLPSRQQTPHGQRSTGRPGVASGNTKPREPSR; the protein is encoded by the coding sequence ATGACGGTGTCCGCCCCGCCGCGCCCCACTACGCTCGCCGAGTGGATTGCCGCCACCCTCCCGCCGGGCATCCCGGCGATGGGTGCTGCTCCTGTCGGAGGTCTGCGGTTCCTGTTCTACGGTCGTGCTTCCACTCATGAACACCAGGACCCACGTACCTCGCGGGCGTGGCAGTTGGATGTGTCCTGCAGGCTTACCGGCGAGCACGGCAGGATCGTAGGGGAGTACTTCGAGGTCGGGTGTTCCCGTCAGGTGCCGTGGCATCTGCGGCCTCGCGCCGCGGCGATGCTGCGCTACATCGCGGCCAACGCGGACCGGGTCGACGCGGTGGTGGTCAGCGAGTACGAGCGGGCATTCCTCGACGGTGCCCAGGTGCGGGACCTGCGGACGGTGTTGGAGCGGTACGGGGTGCAGCTGTGGCTGCCGGAAGCGGAAGGGCCGGTGGACTTCGACAACCCCGCACATGAGGCGTTGCTGTCGCTGCTGGCGGCGCGGTCGCAGACGGAGGTGCTCCGCTCCCGGCACCGGGTCGTCACCGCCATGCGCATGCAGACCGTCGAGCAGGGACGCTACCTCGGCGGCAGACCGCCCTACGGCTACCGTCTCGTTGACGCCGGGCCGCATCCGAACCGGGCGTTGGCGCGGCGCGGTGTGCGGCAGCAGCGGCTCGTGCCGAACCCGTCCACCACACCCGTAGTGAAGCTGATCTTCTCCTTACGCCTGGCGGGGCACAGCGCCGCGGGCATCGCCCGTCACCTCAACGAGCAGGCCGTGCCCAGCCCGTCGGGCGCGGACACGGAACGCGACAGGGTTCGAATGGACCCCGGATGGTCGCTGCGCACAGTGGCGGAGATTCTGGGCAATCCCCGCTACACCGGCCGCCAGGTGTGGAACCGCACCAGCGCCGACCGCGCCACCCGCTCACCGAGCGGGCGCCGGACGAGCGTCCGCAACGAGCAGCATGAGTGGGCGATCTCGGCCCGCATCGCCCACGTGCCGCTGGTGTCCGAGCAGGACTTCGTCGCCGCCCAGACCGTCCAAGCCGCCCGGCACAGCACCGGCCAGGCTGCCGACGCTGATGGCGACGAGTGCGTCTACCTGTTGGCGGGCAGGCTTCAGTGCGGATTGTGCGGGCGGAAGATGGACTCGCACCGCTCCCACGGCCGGGCTGCCTACCGCTGCCGTCACGGTTACACCAGCGCCCGCACCCGACCGGAGAGTGCGCCCGGCAACCTGTACTTGCGCGAGGACCACCTGCTGGCCCGCATCGCCGCACACCTCACCACCATGGGCATCGCCGACAACCCCGACGCCGAGCAGACCGCACGACTGGTCGACGAGCTCGGGCTCGTCTTCCGCTGCGACGCCACCGGCGTCGAACTTCTCGACCGCGGTGCCATTACGTCAGTGCGCACACCACGCAGACGCCTTGCCCGGCAGCCCGGCGACGACACGCTCGGGAACGGAGACGACCAGCTCCTGCTGGCCCTGACCTACGCGACAGCCGAGGAGACGGATCAGCCCAACACACCCGCGGGCCAGGATGACGCACCGGCCGGTGAAACCCGCCCGGCGCGACAGCCTCTCCGGCCGCCGCCCCGCCCTCAACGTCTCGCAGCGCCACAGCGGCGACACCGGCAGAGCAGGTTGCACGCCGCTTTCGCCGCCAGGCGTTCGCGGGACACCTCCCGGGCCGGGCGAGACGACCACCCGCAGAGCGGGCTCCATCACAACCACAGTCAACAGCACAACCACAGTCAACGGGTGCTGGCACGAAGATCCGGACGTCGCCCGCTGCTCCTGCCCTCACGCCAGCAGACACCCCACGGCCAGCGGTCGACAGGTAGGCCCGGAGTGGCGTCGGGAAACACAAAGCCCCGCGAGCCTTCCAGATGA
- a CDS encoding thiopeptide maturation pyridine synthase, whose product MTAWHCVHVYYYNPDKDGLILDAIRPLFAQLRSRVDAIYLTPHWRQGPHLRLFAKTDPDTWTQVVRPRIDSLIGDYLAAHPSTTEPDVGRELAQHRLLAQRERELGPLTPWFPDNSIHEEPPAPRSHVIPNAETRELVNAFAADATPVLFQMLERVRTAQDVKELLALELMLATSATAMPPITASFASYRSHAEGFLHSCGDPAAVRAAFDAHYDTRREALVDRTRAVLATLDGTADAAPLARQWAALCQEYGHRVMPLIEHDLVFPPPASEHPATTRAPMHELMFGNRAYREAVFENKDFLRYRFLLNCTYHQVNRLGLTPYERLRTCHAAANAVEEIYGISAIDRIHAFVERNPDR is encoded by the coding sequence GTGACCGCCTGGCACTGCGTGCACGTCTACTACTACAACCCGGACAAGGACGGGCTGATTCTCGACGCTATCCGCCCCCTCTTCGCACAGCTGCGCTCCCGAGTGGACGCCATCTACCTGACACCGCACTGGCGACAGGGACCGCATCTCCGGCTGTTCGCCAAGACCGATCCGGACACATGGACCCAGGTGGTCCGCCCCCGGATCGACTCCCTCATCGGTGACTACCTCGCGGCTCACCCCTCCACGACCGAACCCGACGTGGGCCGCGAACTGGCTCAACACCGCCTTCTCGCCCAGCGTGAGCGCGAGCTCGGTCCGCTGACCCCGTGGTTCCCGGACAACTCCATCCACGAAGAGCCCCCCGCTCCCCGGTCGCACGTGATCCCCAACGCGGAGACCCGGGAGCTGGTGAACGCGTTCGCCGCCGACGCCACACCTGTGTTGTTCCAGATGCTCGAACGGGTCCGCACCGCGCAGGACGTCAAAGAACTGCTCGCACTGGAGCTGATGCTGGCCACCTCGGCGACCGCGATGCCCCCGATCACCGCCAGCTTCGCGTCCTACCGCTCACACGCCGAGGGGTTCCTGCACTCATGCGGTGATCCCGCCGCAGTCCGCGCCGCGTTTGACGCCCACTACGACACCCGGCGAGAGGCCCTCGTCGATCGAACCCGTGCGGTGCTCGCCACGCTGGACGGCACCGCGGACGCCGCGCCGCTCGCCCGCCAGTGGGCCGCCCTGTGCCAGGAGTACGGCCACCGAGTCATGCCGCTCATCGAACACGACCTGGTCTTCCCTCCACCGGCCAGCGAACACCCAGCCACGACCCGTGCCCCGATGCACGAGCTGATGTTCGGCAACCGCGCCTACCGGGAGGCCGTCTTCGAGAACAAGGACTTCCTGCGCTACCGGTTCCTCCTCAACTGCACGTACCACCAGGTGAACCGACTCGGCCTCACCCCCTACGAGCGATTGCGCACCTGTCACGCGGCCGCAAACGCGGTGGAGGAGATTTACGGCATCTCCGCGATCGACCGCATCCACGCCTTCGTCGAGCGCAACCCCGACCGGTGA
- a CDS encoding TOMM precursor leader peptide-binding protein has product MTDLLASGPITAPHGDSGRVRLLGPDRLRAALVEVLGAGRLAPTTAAADEAWLPVRVDGPQVLIGPVVLPSTPGCLTCAERRRDANRPDRLGWVALRREFGADPADTPNPLMTTVSVNMVAALVADEFERLTRTGEPARTRGAVLVLSLTTGLITRHTLMADPLCPDCADLPEDTPWSVMVRRPLSKPHPVVLRTGTLDGRWDDLLESYVDSEFGVISSIAAGSPYGIPTAVARLGAPRPDDTERHGYGRTGDFRSARLTAITEALERYGSLRPLGRRTAVLAPYEEVADRAVDPRDLGLYPDEWYDQPGFPFARFDPRRPLAWVWGYSFRRAEPVLVPESYAYYGARSRSQDPALAYECSNGCALGGCLEEAILHGLLEIAERDAFLMTWYARLPAPRLDLASGRDRHIPVLAEMVRLRWGYEVFAYSMMLEQRVPAVLVLAVDAHHRPGVPLHACSAAAHPDPERALRAALADAASVTGSRMERFDAERAARMVADPDEVREMSDHVLLGGHPDTAGRFSFLDTTGHPTLTLPDLAAQADWPRHHDLGDDLAELAGRYLGTGLDVIVVDTTTPEQRAGGFAGAKVIVPGTLPMTFGHRFRRTHGIPRLATVPRLLGYRSTDLPSEDVNPHPHPFP; this is encoded by the coding sequence ATGACTGACCTGCTGGCGAGCGGTCCCATCACGGCACCGCACGGGGACTCCGGACGGGTGCGACTGCTCGGTCCGGACCGGTTGCGCGCGGCCCTGGTCGAGGTGCTGGGCGCCGGTCGCCTTGCCCCCACCACTGCCGCGGCGGACGAGGCCTGGCTGCCCGTCCGGGTGGACGGACCACAGGTGCTGATCGGTCCTGTGGTCCTACCGTCGACGCCCGGCTGCCTGACCTGCGCCGAACGGCGGCGGGACGCGAACCGCCCCGACCGGTTGGGCTGGGTCGCGCTGCGCCGGGAGTTCGGTGCCGACCCGGCGGACACCCCCAATCCCCTGATGACCACGGTGTCCGTGAACATGGTCGCCGCGCTGGTGGCCGACGAGTTCGAACGGCTGACCCGGACCGGCGAACCGGCCCGCACGCGCGGTGCCGTGCTGGTGTTGTCCCTGACCACCGGCCTGATCACCCGGCACACGCTCATGGCGGATCCGCTGTGCCCCGACTGCGCCGACCTGCCCGAGGACACCCCGTGGTCGGTGATGGTGCGCAGGCCACTGTCCAAACCGCACCCGGTGGTCTTGCGGACCGGCACTCTCGACGGCCGGTGGGACGACCTGCTCGAATCCTATGTGGATTCGGAATTCGGTGTGATCAGCTCGATCGCGGCCGGTTCACCGTACGGGATCCCCACGGCGGTCGCCCGGCTCGGCGCACCCCGGCCCGACGACACCGAGCGGCACGGCTACGGCCGCACCGGCGACTTCCGCTCCGCGCGCCTCACCGCGATCACCGAGGCGCTGGAGCGGTACGGCAGCCTGAGGCCACTCGGACGGCGTACCGCAGTGCTGGCACCGTACGAGGAGGTCGCGGATCGGGCGGTCGACCCGCGTGACCTGGGCCTGTACCCCGACGAGTGGTACGACCAGCCCGGTTTCCCGTTCGCCCGCTTCGACCCCCGCCGCCCGTTGGCCTGGGTCTGGGGCTATTCGTTTCGGCGAGCGGAACCGGTGCTGGTGCCGGAGAGCTACGCCTACTACGGCGCTCGCAGCCGCTCGCAGGATCCCGCCCTGGCCTACGAGTGCTCCAACGGGTGCGCCCTGGGCGGGTGCCTGGAGGAGGCGATCCTCCACGGCCTGCTGGAGATCGCGGAGCGGGACGCGTTCCTGATGACCTGGTACGCACGCCTTCCGGCGCCCAGGCTGGATCTGGCTTCGGGGCGGGATCGACACATCCCCGTGCTCGCGGAGATGGTGCGCCTGCGCTGGGGCTATGAGGTGTTCGCCTACTCCATGATGCTGGAGCAGCGTGTCCCGGCGGTGCTGGTGCTCGCTGTCGACGCGCACCACCGGCCTGGGGTGCCGCTGCACGCGTGCAGCGCCGCCGCGCACCCGGATCCGGAACGGGCCCTGCGTGCCGCCCTGGCCGATGCCGCCTCGGTGACCGGCAGTCGAATGGAGCGGTTCGACGCCGAGCGGGCCGCCCGGATGGTCGCCGACCCCGACGAGGTCCGGGAGATGTCCGACCACGTCCTGCTGGGCGGGCACCCCGATACGGCCGGGCGGTTCTCCTTCCTGGACACCACCGGGCACCCGACCCTGACGCTGCCCGACCTCGCCGCGCAGGCCGACTGGCCGCGGCACCACGACCTCGGGGACGACCTGGCCGAGTTGGCCGGGCGCTACCTGGGCACCGGGCTGGACGTCATCGTGGTCGACACCACGACACCCGAGCAGCGAGCGGGCGGTTTCGCCGGTGCGAAGGTCATCGTGCCGGGAACGTTGCCGATGACCTTCGGCCACCGCTTCCGCCGCACGCACGGCATCCCGCGCTTGGCCACCGTGCCCCGCCTGCTCGGCTACAGGTCGACCGACCTGCCGTCCGAGGACGTCAACCCGCACCCCCATCCGTTCCCATGA
- a CDS encoding thiopeptide-type bacteriocin biosynthesis protein, whose amino-acid sequence MAEPAGWVSAHIFHRGDQDLLITSALAPVCQELTRAGRVDSWFFLRYWEGGPHVRLRLHATAHADEVRAIVARTCRHHLATHPSPPDDWSQHSYEPLARRLANGERMSRWDNRLRPVDTVEFSTYRPEHHAYGDGAALAAVERHFTESSLVAVPLLTADPQRRAAVALAMLTLAVAVCQPDPARAGAGLAALRAPQPPEFYRAHRDELRDQARHLWPLASSAPTSADPLAVWARSVHTLHAALTRARAEDGFTPTDALSPFASLARALRPEDPAVPYVVLRCAHLLCNRLGMPTATESQLASLTARTLSELDCSENEVTTP is encoded by the coding sequence ATGGCTGAACCGGCCGGCTGGGTCAGCGCGCACATCTTCCACCGCGGCGACCAGGACCTGCTCATCACGAGTGCCCTGGCCCCGGTGTGCCAGGAACTGACCCGCGCCGGACGCGTCGACAGCTGGTTCTTCCTGCGCTACTGGGAGGGCGGACCGCACGTTCGGCTCCGCCTGCACGCCACGGCGCACGCGGACGAGGTCCGGGCGATCGTGGCGCGGACGTGCCGCCACCACCTGGCCACCCACCCGTCACCGCCCGACGACTGGTCCCAGCACAGCTACGAGCCACTCGCCCGCCGGCTCGCGAACGGTGAGCGCATGTCCCGGTGGGACAACCGGTTGCGACCGGTCGACACCGTCGAGTTCAGCACCTACCGGCCCGAGCACCACGCCTACGGCGACGGCGCGGCGCTGGCGGCGGTCGAGCGACACTTCACCGAGTCCAGCCTCGTCGCCGTGCCGCTCCTGACCGCCGACCCGCAACGACGGGCGGCGGTCGCGCTGGCCATGCTGACGCTGGCCGTCGCGGTGTGCCAACCCGACCCGGCCCGGGCGGGCGCCGGACTCGCCGCGCTGCGAGCACCGCAACCACCGGAGTTCTACCGGGCCCACCGTGACGAGTTGCGCGACCAAGCCCGGCATCTGTGGCCACTCGCGTCCTCCGCCCCCACGTCGGCCGACCCGCTCGCGGTCTGGGCGCGCTCCGTCCACACCCTGCACGCGGCACTGACCCGGGCTCGGGCGGAGGACGGATTCACGCCCACGGACGCGCTGTCGCCGTTCGCGAGCCTGGCCCGCGCGCTGCGTCCCGAGGACCCGGCCGTGCCCTACGTCGTCCTGCGCTGCGCGCACCTGCTGTGCAACCGCCTCGGCATGCCCACGGCCACCGAGTCACAGCTCGCCTCCCTCACCGCGCGAACGCTGTCCGAACTCGACTGTTCCGAGAACGAGGTGACCACACCGTGA